The window ATATTCTGGTGCCATTCATTCACCAAATGAATAAAGTTTCTATTCTAGTTGAACAGGGACTTTCACTCTATAACCTAAGATACGATATAGAACGGAAAATAAATGAATGTTGCAATAAAATATTTCATTCAAGAATTTTGTGGAATCATCAATTTAAATGAGAAAACACGCGAATCAGAACGGACTGTCTTTCTTTTTTTTTGGAGAATAGTTGAAATTAAGGTTTTGTTATATCATCCAAAAAATCAAGAACGGAATCCGTTCTTTTTTGTTTAAGTGTATATTTTCATTCATGGAGCCTCTCAGTATAATTTAATCAGAATTTTCTAAAAATAATCACTTGGATCGAAATGTTACCGCTTTCATTATCTGGCACTGAAAATGAACAAATTAAGGGGGGATGGAAATGATTCGGACAGCTAACGGAGAAGAGATTTTTGTTATTGATGCTCATATAGCCTTGTGGGATGGCAGTAAGGAGAATCAACTGAATATTCATGGAGAGCAATTTATCAGCTGTTTTTATGATTATCACAAAAATCTGAGCCCTAAAGAATATTATTGGCCCTGGGATAAGTTTGTGAAGTATGATCCGGAAACGCTGGTTAACGACGTATTGGTTAAAGGATATGCAGATATGGCCATTTTTCAACCTGTCTATTTAAAAGAGTTTTATAAAAATGGTTTTGGTGATTTTGACGCAAATGACGCCCTTTCCAAACGGTACCCTAATCGTTTTATTTGCAACGGGACAATGGACCCGCGGCATGGCGAACGAGGATTGGAAAATTTGGAAAAAATGAAAGAAAAGTACAACTGGCAAGGGATTAAGTTGTATACAGCGGATTGGTATGGAAATTCAAAGGGATATAAACTTTCAGACGACTGGTCCAAAAGATATCTTGAAAAGTGCCAAGAATTAGGGATTAAAAATATTCACATTCATAAAGGACCCACGGTCACTCCTTTGAATCGGGATGCATTTGACGTAGCAGATGTGGATGATGCAGCAAGCTGTTTTCCGGAATTAAACTTTATCGTAGAACATGTAGGACTGCCGAGATTAGAAGATTTTTGCTGGATTGCGACACAGGAAAAAAATGTGTACGGAGGATTGGCGGTAGCTATTTCTTTAATCCATACTCGTCCTCGTTATTTTGCTGAAATCATAAGTGAATTGTTGTACTGGCTGGATGAAGACCGTATCATTTTTGGAAGCGATTATGCTATTTGGGAGCCAAAGTGGATAATCGAAAAGTTCCTTGAATTTGAACTTCCGGAAGATATCCAAGAAGAAACAGGTGTGACGTTGGATTTGAATGTGAAGAAGAAAATTTTAGGTGAGAATGTAGCGAGATTATACAACATAGATATCGAAGCGCAAAAAGAAAAGTTGAAAAATTGCGAATTAAATGAACGAAAGGCGAAACTTAATGAAATCAAAGCTAATTTCTAAAGGATCTTCACGAACAAAGGAAGTGGATCAAAGATTATGGAAAAAGAAGATCAAGTATATAGAATGCTTGAAAAAGTTTATGATCCTGAACTGGATCAACCTTTAACAGAGCTAGGGTTTATTGATCACATCGCCATTCAAGACCATCATGTGGAAGTTGTTTTTCGTTTACCGACTTATTGGTGCTCGCCGAACTTTGCCTATATCATGGCCGAAGATATACGGAAATATGTATCTGAACTGGAATGGGTGCATTCAGTGAAAGTCCATTTATTGGATCATTGTGCTTCCGATGAAATCAATCACGGAGCAACGAAAGGCAAGTCGTTTAACGAAGTCTTTCGTGACTTATCGGATGGAGACCTTGACGAATTGCGCAAAACGTTTGAGATAAAAGCTTACTATGCAAGGCAAGAAAAACTGATGAAATATCTCTTAAAAAATGGGATGACAAAGAAAGAGATGATAGGTTTGTCTCTGCAACAATTGAATGAATTGCCTTTATCGGAAGAAGGTCATCTGCTGAGAGACAAATATTTGGAGAAAAAAAGGGCCTTGAATCACTCCAATACATTGGCCTTCACAACTCCGGAAGATAAACAGCTGTCTGAAGAAGAATTTTCGTTTTACTTGCAAGGCGCCAAGCGTACGCGGATGAGCATGGAATTTAATGCCCATTATTGTCGAGGTTTGTTAGAAACACGATACCATTTGCCCTCTAACGATTAGATGAGCATGACGTAATGAAAAGAGATGTTAAGAAGTGTGTCCAAAACGAAAATATTTTTTAAAGAAGGAACGGTGATGAAAAAATGAGTAAAAAAGTTCTTATTGTAACGGGTGATGCGGTGGAAGCTTTAGAAGTATTTTATCCGTATTATCGTTGTATCGAAGAAAATATTCAATGCACGATTGCGTCTCCTGTGAAGAAAAAGCTTCAAACGGTTGTCCATGATTTCCTCCCTGAAATGGAGACCGTTACAGAAAAGTGGGGGTATAAAATCGAATCTCACGCATCCGTAGACGAAATTGATCCTGCTGACTTTGATGGGCTGATTATTCCCGGAGGACGCGCGCCTGAATATATACGTCTAAATAAAAAAGTTCAAGAAATCGTCGCTCACTTTTTAAAAGAAAATAAACCGCTTGGAGCCATCTGCCATGGACAACAAGTTTTAACGACTGTAAGAGAATATATCAATGGCAGGGAAATGACGGCATTCTCCGCTTGTCGGCCGGAAGTGGAAGCGGCAGGAGCTATTTACGTGGAAAAATTGCTTCACGTGGACGGAAATTTGGTGTCTGGGCATGCTTGGCCGGATTTGCCGGGATTTATGAAAGAATTCTTTGCATTATTAAATGTAAAAAAAGAAGCTTC of the Bacillus smithii genome contains:
- a CDS encoding DJ-1/PfpI family protein translates to MSKKVLIVTGDAVEALEVFYPYYRCIEENIQCTIASPVKKKLQTVVHDFLPEMETVTEKWGYKIESHASVDEIDPADFDGLIIPGGRAPEYIRLNKKVQEIVAHFLKENKPLGAICHGQQVLTTVREYINGREMTAFSACRPEVEAAGAIYVEKLLHVDGNLVSGHAWPDLPGFMKEFFALLNVKKEASV
- a CDS encoding iron-sulfur cluster assembly protein, coding for MEKEDQVYRMLEKVYDPELDQPLTELGFIDHIAIQDHHVEVVFRLPTYWCSPNFAYIMAEDIRKYVSELEWVHSVKVHLLDHCASDEINHGATKGKSFNEVFRDLSDGDLDELRKTFEIKAYYARQEKLMKYLLKNGMTKKEMIGLSLQQLNELPLSEEGHLLRDKYLEKKRALNHSNTLAFTTPEDKQLSEEEFSFYLQGAKRTRMSMEFNAHYCRGLLETRYHLPSND
- a CDS encoding amidohydrolase family protein; the encoded protein is MIRTANGEEIFVIDAHIALWDGSKENQLNIHGEQFISCFYDYHKNLSPKEYYWPWDKFVKYDPETLVNDVLVKGYADMAIFQPVYLKEFYKNGFGDFDANDALSKRYPNRFICNGTMDPRHGERGLENLEKMKEKYNWQGIKLYTADWYGNSKGYKLSDDWSKRYLEKCQELGIKNIHIHKGPTVTPLNRDAFDVADVDDAASCFPELNFIVEHVGLPRLEDFCWIATQEKNVYGGLAVAISLIHTRPRYFAEIISELLYWLDEDRIIFGSDYAIWEPKWIIEKFLEFELPEDIQEETGVTLDLNVKKKILGENVARLYNIDIEAQKEKLKNCELNERKAKLNEIKANF